Proteins from a genomic interval of Ralstonia wenshanensis:
- the sbcB gene encoding exodeoxyribonuclease I, producing MPVTPTFLWHDYETFGAVPRRDRPAQFAGIRTDAELNEIGEPVELFCQPSNDWLPDPVSCLITGITPQQCARQGIPEYRFAQAIERELGTPGTIGVGYNTIRFDDEVTRHLFWRNLIDPYAREWQNECGRWDLLDVVRTTWALRPEGIQWPTHEDGRPSFKLEHLSKANGLVHDAAHDAVSDVRATIALARLIRNAQPRLFDFCLALRKKDRVVAEIGDAPRPLLHISGMYGVERGCMAVVWPLGGHPTNKNELIVWDLAFDPSELFHMDVATIRERMFTRTADLAEGTTRLPIKSIHINKSPIVISNMKTLQPAQAERWGIDFATIERHAAIAQGAPDMRETWRQVYARELEPIEDVDQNLYGGFVGNDDRRLLNELRTLSGEQLARLHAEFADARLPELLFHYRARNFPDTLNEEEYEQWEQLRAERLFEGRDGYMTFEIFGERLQQLGAEAAENGDTRAQTILQDLYDYAQQIVPG from the coding sequence TTGCCCGTGACTCCCACCTTTCTCTGGCACGACTACGAAACGTTCGGCGCCGTGCCGCGCCGTGATCGCCCCGCGCAGTTTGCCGGCATCCGCACCGATGCCGAACTCAACGAGATCGGCGAGCCGGTCGAACTGTTCTGCCAGCCCTCCAACGACTGGCTGCCCGATCCGGTGTCATGCCTCATCACCGGCATCACGCCGCAGCAGTGCGCCCGGCAAGGCATTCCGGAATACCGTTTCGCGCAGGCGATCGAGCGCGAACTCGGCACGCCCGGCACCATCGGCGTCGGCTACAACACCATCCGTTTTGATGACGAGGTGACGCGCCACCTGTTCTGGCGCAACCTGATCGACCCGTATGCGCGCGAGTGGCAGAACGAATGCGGGCGCTGGGATCTGCTCGACGTGGTGCGCACCACGTGGGCGCTGCGCCCGGAAGGCATCCAATGGCCGACGCATGAAGACGGCAGGCCGAGCTTCAAGCTGGAGCATCTGTCCAAGGCCAACGGCTTGGTGCACGATGCGGCGCACGATGCGGTGTCCGATGTGCGCGCGACGATCGCGCTGGCGCGTCTGATTCGCAACGCGCAGCCGCGCCTGTTCGATTTCTGCCTGGCGCTGCGCAAGAAAGACCGCGTGGTGGCCGAGATTGGCGATGCGCCGCGGCCGCTGCTGCACATCTCCGGCATGTACGGCGTCGAGCGCGGCTGCATGGCCGTGGTGTGGCCGCTGGGTGGTCATCCGACCAACAAGAACGAACTGATCGTGTGGGATCTGGCGTTCGACCCGTCCGAGCTGTTCCACATGGATGTGGCGACGATCCGCGAGCGCATGTTCACGCGCACAGCCGATCTGGCAGAAGGCACCACGCGGCTGCCGATCAAGTCGATCCACATCAACAAGTCGCCCATCGTCATCAGCAACATGAAGACGCTGCAGCCCGCGCAGGCAGAACGCTGGGGCATCGACTTCGCCACGATCGAGCGCCATGCCGCCATCGCCCAGGGCGCGCCCGACATGCGCGAAACGTGGCGTCAGGTATACGCCCGCGAACTGGAGCCGATCGAAGACGTCGACCAGAACCTGTACGGCGGATTTGTCGGCAACGACGATCGCCGCCTGCTCAACGAACTGCGCACGCTCAGCGGCGAACAGCTCGCGCGTCTGCATGCGGAGTTTGCCGATGCGCGTCTGCCTGAATTGCTGTTCCATTACCGCGCACGCAACTTTCCCGATACGTTGAACGAAGAGGAATACGAGCAGTGGGAGCAGTTGCGCGCCGAGCGCCTGTTTGAGGGCCGTGACGGCTATATGACGTTCGAAATTTTTGGCGAGCGGCTTCAACAGTTGGGCGCGGAAGCGGCGGAGAACGGCGACACGCGTGCGCAGACCATCTTGCAGGATCTGTACGACTACGCGCAGCAGATCGTGCCGGGCTGA
- the adhP gene encoding alcohol dehydrogenase AdhP has product MAQSMKAAVVHAFGEPLRIEEVPVPTPGRGQILVKIAASGVCHTDLHAADGDWPVKPSLPFIPGHEGVGYVAAVGEGVTAVKEGDRVGVPWLYTACGHCEHCLSGWETLCHEQQNTGYSVNGGYAEYVLADPNYVGHLPAQVSFEEIAPILCAGVTVYKGIRMTDTRPGQWIAISGIGGLGHVAVQYAIAMGLHVVAVDVAPEKLALARELGAKLVVDASQQDPAAVIQKEIGGVHGVLVTAVSRSAFAQALGMVRRGGTISLNGLPPGDFPLPIFSTVLNGITVRGSIVGTRRDLQESLQFAAEGLVRAHIHRDKLDNINQVFADLKAGKVDGRIVLTL; this is encoded by the coding sequence ATGGCCCAGTCGATGAAAGCCGCGGTAGTCCATGCGTTTGGCGAACCCTTGCGCATTGAGGAAGTGCCGGTTCCCACACCTGGGCGCGGACAGATTCTTGTCAAGATCGCGGCCTCGGGCGTCTGTCATACGGACCTGCACGCCGCCGATGGCGACTGGCCCGTCAAGCCAAGCCTGCCGTTCATCCCCGGGCACGAAGGGGTGGGTTATGTGGCGGCCGTCGGCGAAGGCGTGACCGCCGTCAAGGAAGGCGACCGCGTGGGCGTGCCCTGGCTCTACACCGCCTGCGGCCACTGCGAGCACTGCCTGAGCGGCTGGGAAACCCTCTGCCACGAGCAGCAGAACACCGGCTACTCCGTCAACGGCGGCTATGCCGAATACGTACTGGCTGACCCGAACTACGTCGGCCACCTGCCCGCGCAGGTCAGCTTCGAAGAGATCGCACCCATCCTCTGCGCGGGGGTGACCGTCTACAAAGGCATCCGCATGACCGATACGCGGCCCGGCCAGTGGATCGCCATTTCCGGCATTGGCGGCCTGGGCCACGTGGCGGTGCAATATGCGATTGCGATGGGCCTGCACGTGGTGGCCGTCGACGTGGCGCCAGAGAAACTTGCGCTCGCGCGCGAGCTGGGGGCCAAGCTCGTCGTCGATGCCTCACAACAGGACCCGGCGGCCGTGATCCAGAAAGAGATCGGCGGTGTGCACGGCGTGCTGGTGACGGCCGTGTCGCGCAGCGCCTTTGCGCAAGCGCTGGGCATGGTGCGGCGCGGCGGGACGATCTCGCTCAATGGGCTGCCGCCGGGCGATTTTCCGCTGCCGATCTTCTCCACGGTGCTCAACGGCATCACCGTGCGGGGCTCGATTGTGGGCACGCGGCGCGACTTGCAGGAGTCATTGCAGTTTGCCGCCGAGGGGTTGGTACGCGCCCACATTCACCGCGACAAGCTCGACAACATCAACCAAGTGTTCGCCGATCTGAAGGCCGGCAAGGTGGATGGCCGCATCGTCCTGACGCTCTGA
- a CDS encoding 2-hydroxyacid dehydrogenase, which produces MRILFFSSHRYDEDSFRASLARGGHSFDLVFQRAHLEAQTAPLAAGFEAVCPFVNDCLEAEVLEALAAGGTRLIALRSAGFNHVDLPAAQRLGLTVVRVPAYSPHAVAEHAVGMILTLNRRLHRACNRTREGDFSLDGLLGFDLAGKTVGVVGTGQIGQVFARIMAGFGCQLLAFDPFPQASLAALGVRYVPLPELLAQADIVSLHCPLNADTHHLVDASALASMKPGAMLINTSRGGLVDSPALIDALKTGQLGHLGLDVYEEEADLFFEDRSADVLQDDVLARLLSFPNVIVTAHQAFFTREALAGIADTTLANVAAWAAGTPVNVVKA; this is translated from the coding sequence ATGCGCATTCTCTTTTTCAGCAGCCACCGTTACGACGAAGACAGCTTCCGCGCCTCACTCGCGCGCGGCGGTCATAGCTTCGACCTCGTTTTCCAGCGCGCGCACCTTGAAGCGCAAACGGCGCCCCTCGCAGCGGGCTTTGAAGCGGTGTGCCCGTTCGTGAATGATTGCCTCGAAGCGGAGGTGCTCGAAGCGCTGGCAGCGGGGGGTACGCGGCTGATCGCGCTGCGCTCGGCAGGCTTCAACCATGTCGACCTGCCCGCCGCTCAGCGCCTGGGGCTGACGGTGGTACGCGTGCCGGCGTATTCGCCGCACGCGGTGGCCGAACATGCGGTCGGCATGATCCTCACGCTCAACCGGCGGCTGCACCGTGCCTGCAACCGCACGCGCGAAGGCGATTTCTCATTGGATGGATTGCTGGGCTTCGACCTGGCGGGCAAGACCGTCGGCGTGGTCGGCACGGGGCAGATCGGGCAGGTGTTCGCGCGCATCATGGCGGGCTTCGGCTGCCAGTTGCTGGCATTCGATCCGTTTCCGCAGGCGTCGCTTGCGGCGCTGGGCGTGCGTTACGTGCCGCTGCCTGAATTGCTGGCGCAGGCCGATATCGTCAGCCTGCACTGTCCGCTCAACGCCGATACGCATCACCTGGTCGACGCCAGCGCGCTGGCGAGCATGAAGCCGGGCGCGATGCTCATCAACACAAGCCGCGGCGGTCTGGTCGACAGCCCCGCGCTGATCGACGCCCTCAAGACCGGTCAGCTCGGCCACCTCGGGCTGGACGTGTACGAAGAAGAGGCCGATCTGTTCTTCGAAGACCGCTCCGCCGACGTGCTGCAGGATGACGTGCTGGCGCGGCTGCTGAGCTTTCCCAACGTCATCGTGACCGCGCATCAGGCGTTCTTCACACGCGAGGCGCTGGCGGGCATTGCCGACACCACGCTCGCCAACGTAGCAGCGTGGGCGGCAGGCACGCCCGTCAATGTGGTGAAGGCCTAG
- a CDS encoding HD domain-containing protein translates to MTDPQHTAPRATFSHMEHGTREDWAAISAEFMPFARALPDRVLAHLKLLDGDCGGFPIDRLAHSLQTATLAHRDGRDEEYVVCALLHDIGDTLGSFNHPDIAAAILKPFVSPENLWMVEKHGIFQGYYFFHHLGLDRNLREQYRSQPELFERTAEFCAKYDAAAFMPDYDNLPLSFFEPMVRRVLAKPRNSIYVKEGESELSQPKAAAA, encoded by the coding sequence ATGACCGATCCGCAACACACCGCCCCGCGCGCAACGTTTTCCCATATGGAGCACGGCACGCGCGAAGACTGGGCCGCCATCTCGGCTGAATTCATGCCCTTTGCCCGCGCATTGCCCGACCGTGTGCTCGCGCACCTGAAACTGCTCGATGGCGATTGCGGCGGCTTCCCGATCGATCGTCTCGCGCATTCCCTGCAAACCGCCACGCTCGCCCACCGCGACGGCCGCGACGAGGAATACGTGGTCTGTGCGCTGCTGCACGACATTGGCGATACGCTGGGCAGCTTCAACCACCCGGACATCGCCGCGGCCATCCTCAAGCCGTTCGTGAGCCCCGAAAACCTGTGGATGGTCGAGAAGCACGGCATCTTCCAGGGCTACTACTTCTTCCATCATCTCGGGCTCGACCGGAACCTGCGCGAGCAGTACCGCAGCCAGCCCGAGCTGTTCGAGCGCACCGCCGAGTTCTGCGCCAAGTACGACGCTGCGGCCTTCATGCCCGATTACGACAACCTGCCGCTGTCGTTCTTCGAGCCGATGGTGCGGCGCGTGCTGGCCAAGCCGCGCAACTCCATCTACGTGAAGGAAGGGGAGAGCGAACTGTCGCAGCCGAAGGCCGCGGCAGCGTGA
- a CDS encoding Crp/Fnr family transcriptional regulator translates to MIGPPSPHPAAMPADASHTAPAPTPSQLAQGWLRDAPADLLGEIAPTARLVTYPDGECIHPHGGPAQGMFLIVRGRVRISRTTDGGSELVYGVLRAGEWFGEIALIDGGGRTHSAHAQGPTTLVLLGSAAFARVVSAYPAGMWALMQQLCQRIRLIFDEFEHASEMPADARLAQRLLQLARAGDGRTVAASNEELGRMLARSRQTISKYLQAWQRAGWIRCHYRTVEIVDTAALRRLMDGHAS, encoded by the coding sequence ATGATCGGACCGCCCTCGCCGCATCCTGCCGCCATGCCCGCAGACGCCTCCCATACCGCCCCGGCTCCTACGCCCTCGCAGCTCGCGCAGGGCTGGCTGCGCGACGCCCCCGCCGACCTGCTGGGCGAGATCGCGCCCACCGCGCGCCTGGTCACCTACCCCGACGGCGAGTGCATCCACCCGCACGGCGGCCCCGCCCAGGGCATGTTCCTGATCGTGCGCGGCCGCGTGCGCATCAGCCGGACGACCGACGGCGGCAGCGAACTCGTCTACGGCGTGCTGCGCGCGGGCGAATGGTTTGGCGAGATCGCGCTCATCGACGGCGGCGGCCGCACGCACAGCGCCCATGCGCAGGGGCCGACCACGCTCGTCCTGCTGGGCAGCGCGGCGTTCGCGCGCGTGGTGTCGGCCTACCCGGCCGGCATGTGGGCGCTGATGCAGCAGCTCTGCCAGCGCATCCGCCTGATCTTCGACGAGTTCGAACACGCCAGCGAAATGCCCGCCGATGCGCGCCTCGCCCAACGACTGCTGCAGCTTGCCCGCGCCGGCGATGGCCGCACCGTGGCCGCCAGCAATGAAGAGCTGGGCCGCATGCTGGCACGCTCGCGGCAGACGATTTCCAAGTACCTGCAGGCCTGGCAGCGCGCGGGCTGGATCCGCTGCCATTACCGCACGGTCGAGATCGTCGACACGGCAGCTTTGCGGCGGCTGATGGACGGGCACGCCTCCTGA
- a CDS encoding MFS transporter, whose protein sequence is MNPMFSPGSPEGGRLVLLLGLAQMVSWGTLYFTFTVFLGPMHETLGWARPFLAGGFSLGLLVWALCSFWVGRALDRWPARRVMGAGTMLAAGGLLAWSFVSSEAAFLLLWLPMGLAMATTLYDPAFVVLRQAFGDAYQRPIIGLTLIAGFSSTLCIPLAQWGVEHLGWRHTLQLFALAHVLICLPIHARLRVRPPVHAPAEALDPTAPVHASAWRMVLRVPVFWAVVLAFVATSLIATVLGAHLIPLLTEKGVPTSRQLLIAALIGPAQVLGRLAMMRSRPAHPVRIAPWTYGAMAGALGLLALSSGPLLIVFALVYGAANGINTMVRAIAMPELVSPNQYATLNGLMMTPVLLAQASAPWLGALLWRASGGYAAVEWAMVSAALVALGAFAYGLRNARKRTVPTAASRTGVTQSS, encoded by the coding sequence ATGAACCCCATGTTCTCGCCAGGCTCGCCCGAAGGCGGGCGCCTTGTGTTGCTGCTGGGCCTGGCACAAATGGTCTCCTGGGGCACGCTGTACTTCACCTTCACCGTGTTTCTGGGGCCGATGCACGAGACGCTCGGCTGGGCGCGGCCGTTCCTGGCGGGGGGGTTCTCACTCGGGTTGCTGGTCTGGGCGTTGTGCTCGTTCTGGGTCGGGCGCGCGCTGGACCGCTGGCCTGCGCGCCGCGTGATGGGTGCAGGCACCATGCTCGCGGCGGGCGGCCTGCTGGCGTGGTCCTTCGTCTCGAGTGAGGCGGCCTTCCTGCTGCTCTGGCTGCCGATGGGCCTGGCGATGGCCACTACGCTCTACGACCCGGCCTTTGTCGTGCTTCGCCAGGCGTTTGGGGATGCGTATCAGCGCCCGATCATCGGCCTCACGCTGATCGCAGGGTTCTCCAGCACGCTGTGCATTCCGCTCGCGCAATGGGGCGTGGAACACCTCGGCTGGCGGCATACGCTGCAGCTTTTTGCGCTGGCGCATGTGCTGATCTGCCTGCCGATCCATGCGCGCCTGCGCGTGCGGCCGCCCGTGCACGCGCCAGCCGAGGCGCTCGACCCGACGGCACCGGTGCATGCCTCGGCATGGCGCATGGTGTTGCGCGTGCCGGTGTTCTGGGCGGTGGTGCTGGCCTTCGTGGCCACCAGCCTGATCGCCACCGTGCTCGGCGCGCACCTGATTCCGCTGCTGACGGAGAAAGGCGTGCCGACCAGTCGCCAGTTGCTGATCGCCGCGCTCATCGGCCCCGCCCAAGTGCTCGGGCGGCTGGCCATGATGCGTTCACGCCCGGCGCACCCGGTACGCATTGCACCGTGGACGTACGGCGCCATGGCTGGCGCGCTCGGCTTGCTGGCGCTGTCCAGCGGGCCGCTGCTGATCGTGTTTGCGCTCGTCTATGGCGCAGCCAACGGCATCAACACGATGGTCCGCGCGATTGCGATGCCGGAGCTGGTTTCGCCCAACCAGTACGCCACGCTCAACGGCCTGATGATGACGCCCGTGCTGCTGGCACAGGCCAGCGCCCCATGGCTGGGCGCACTGCTCTGGCGGGCGAGCGGCGGCTATGCTGCAGTGGAATGGGCGATGGTTAGCGCTGCTCTCGTCGCGCTCGGGGCCTTCGCCTACGGCTTGCGGAACGCGCGAAAACGCACCGTACCCACCGCTGCGTCGCGTACAGGGGTGACGCAATCGTCATGA
- a CDS encoding ferritin-like domain-containing protein has protein sequence MPWSVQEIAYDSIDVARVRENGTLFYLVASASFVESGSDLYAGNLAQYYADRPETAHWLIHHWEREELQHGRALRHYVEAVWPEFDWERGYARFFEEYSVTCSVDQFEPTQALEMVARCVVEMGTATFYRAIAQAAAEADEPVLRDLASRISADEVRHYKHFLRFFNECNASEGVGRARVLKALASRLREIKNEDSMIALRNVLRIERSQEDVPEADVRALNSRVSALVRSYLPLDMAAKMLLKPLRLRPGFERSIRPPLVALVRRVILH, from the coding sequence ATGCCGTGGTCGGTCCAGGAGATCGCTTACGACAGCATCGACGTCGCACGCGTACGCGAAAACGGCACGCTGTTCTACCTCGTTGCCAGTGCGTCGTTTGTGGAAAGCGGCTCCGACCTCTATGCCGGCAACCTCGCTCAGTACTACGCCGACCGCCCCGAAACTGCGCACTGGCTGATCCACCATTGGGAACGCGAAGAGCTTCAGCACGGCCGCGCGTTGCGCCACTACGTTGAAGCCGTCTGGCCCGAGTTCGACTGGGAGCGCGGCTACGCCCGTTTCTTCGAGGAATACTCGGTCACGTGTTCGGTCGACCAGTTCGAACCCACGCAGGCGTTGGAAATGGTCGCGCGCTGCGTCGTCGAAATGGGCACCGCCACTTTCTATCGGGCCATCGCCCAAGCCGCGGCTGAAGCCGATGAACCGGTGCTGCGCGACCTCGCCAGCCGCATCTCGGCCGATGAAGTCCGACATTACAAACACTTCCTGCGTTTCTTCAACGAATGCAACGCGAGCGAGGGCGTGGGCCGCGCGCGCGTGCTCAAGGCGCTCGCGTCGCGCTTGCGTGAAATCAAGAATGAAGATTCGATGATTGCCCTGCGCAATGTGCTGCGCATCGAGCGCAGCCAGGAAGATGTGCCCGAAGCCGATGTCCGCGCGCTGAACTCGCGCGTGAGCGCCCTGGTGCGCTCTTATCTGCCGCTCGACATGGCTGCCAAGATGCTGCTCAAGCCACTGCGCCTGCGTCCGGGTTTCGAGCGCTCGATTCGGCCGCCCCTGGTCGCCTTGGTGCGGCGGGTGATCCTGCACTAG
- a CDS encoding methyl-accepting chemotaxis protein gives MRASAPLSEVSQPPTSLGTRLAAIGLIALVAVFGMFALANSQSSLRMLEANTQSAMHNQEAAMRDMIGLFDGTMRTEADRFLTAFADAAPGPYSVDPAQIVQVAGKPTPTFKSGDTVLNLNFTVPDKFFARTGGTIATVFARTGDDFVRVTTSLKKENGERAIGTLLDRAHPSYKALMAGESFRGLAWLFGVPYMSKYEPVRDASGKVIGALYVGVDVRSELALLKDKIRSHGIGKTGGYFVVDGKPGADQGKVLIDHTQAREGKNLLDAKDAAGQAWVREMIARKDGTLRHTLADTKGGTARERLTVFTQYPDWQLVIAGTAYVDELNADLVAARNRFLLLGLALGALLAGGLYWMLRRTVSTPLAEVVNVAQRVAAGDLTHRLPTTRRDEIGQVMRAVNGVGDGLSGIVDKVRASASTIASSTGQIAAGNADLSARTEAQVGNLERTASSIEQLAATVRQNAESAHHAHDMVQSASEAANAGGQTVERLVGTMSGIHATAQKIADITGIIDGIAFQTNILALNAAVEAARAGEQGRGFAVVAGEVRSLAQRSAAAAKEIKELISRSVEEVQAGNEAARGAGDAMQDIVTRVERIAGLMGEISHASREQSQGIEEVNHAVTSMDEVTQQNAALVEEAAAAAESLRQQAQELRGAVDVFRLA, from the coding sequence ATGAGAGCGTCTGCGCCCCTTTCTGAAGTTTCACAACCCCCGACCAGTCTCGGTACCCGGCTGGCCGCGATTGGCCTGATCGCCCTGGTGGCGGTGTTCGGCATGTTTGCCCTGGCGAACTCGCAATCGAGCCTGCGCATGCTGGAGGCCAATACCCAATCGGCCATGCACAACCAGGAAGCCGCCATGCGCGACATGATCGGCCTGTTCGACGGCACCATGCGCACCGAGGCCGACCGCTTCCTGACCGCCTTTGCCGACGCCGCGCCCGGCCCCTACAGCGTGGACCCGGCGCAGATCGTGCAAGTGGCGGGCAAGCCGACGCCCACCTTCAAAAGCGGCGACACGGTGCTGAACCTCAACTTCACCGTGCCGGACAAGTTCTTCGCGCGCACCGGCGGCACCATCGCCACTGTGTTCGCCCGCACCGGCGACGACTTCGTGCGCGTGACCACCTCGCTCAAGAAGGAAAACGGCGAACGGGCGATCGGCACGCTGCTCGACCGCGCGCACCCGAGCTACAAAGCGTTGATGGCCGGCGAGTCCTTCCGCGGCCTGGCCTGGTTGTTTGGCGTGCCTTACATGAGCAAGTACGAACCCGTGCGCGATGCGTCGGGCAAGGTGATTGGCGCGCTGTATGTGGGTGTGGACGTGCGCTCGGAGCTGGCCCTGCTCAAGGACAAGATCCGCTCGCACGGCATCGGCAAGACGGGCGGCTATTTCGTGGTTGACGGCAAGCCCGGCGCCGATCAGGGCAAGGTGCTGATCGACCATACGCAAGCCCGCGAGGGCAAGAACCTGCTCGACGCCAAGGACGCCGCAGGCCAAGCCTGGGTGCGCGAGATGATCGCGCGCAAGGACGGCACGCTGCGTCATACGCTGGCCGACACGAAAGGCGGCACCGCCCGGGAGCGCCTGACCGTTTTCACGCAATACCCGGATTGGCAACTGGTGATTGCGGGCACGGCCTACGTCGATGAACTCAACGCCGACCTGGTGGCCGCCCGCAATCGCTTCCTGCTGCTGGGCCTGGCACTCGGTGCGCTGCTGGCCGGCGGGCTGTACTGGATGCTGCGCCGTACTGTGAGCACGCCGCTGGCCGAGGTGGTGAACGTCGCCCAGCGTGTGGCTGCGGGTGATCTCACGCACCGGCTGCCCACCACCCGCCGCGATGAGATCGGCCAGGTCATGCGCGCCGTCAACGGTGTCGGCGACGGCCTTTCAGGCATCGTCGACAAGGTGCGCGCCAGCGCCTCCACCATCGCATCGAGCACCGGCCAGATCGCGGCCGGCAATGCGGATCTTTCCGCCCGCACCGAAGCGCAGGTCGGCAATCTGGAGCGCACCGCATCGAGCATCGAACAACTGGCCGCCACCGTGCGCCAGAACGCCGAAAGCGCCCACCACGCGCATGACATGGTGCAGTCCGCCAGCGAGGCGGCCAACGCTGGTGGGCAGACCGTCGAGCGACTGGTCGGCACCATGTCGGGCATCCACGCCACGGCGCAGAAGATTGCCGACATCACGGGCATCATCGACGGCATCGCTTTCCAGACGAACATCCTGGCGCTGAACGCTGCCGTGGAAGCTGCCCGCGCAGGTGAACAGGGCCGGGGCTTTGCCGTCGTGGCCGGCGAGGTGCGCAGCCTCGCCCAGCGCAGTGCAGCCGCCGCCAAGGAGATCAAGGAATTGATCAGTCGCTCGGTTGAAGAAGTGCAGGCAGGCAACGAGGCCGCACGCGGCGCCGGGGACGCCATGCAGGACATCGTGACGCGCGTGGAGCGCATCGCCGGTCTGATGGGCGAGATCAGCCACGCCTCGCGAGAGCAGTCGCAAGGCATCGAAGAGGTCAACCATGCGGTCACGTCGATGGACGAGGTGACGCAGCAGAACGCTGCGCTGGTCGAAGAAGCGGCCGCCGCCGCCGAAAGCCTGCGCCAACAAGCCCAGGAACTGCGCGGCGCGGTGGACGTGTTCCGGCTCGCCTGA